The uncultured Desulfatiglans sp. DNA window CGACTACACCGGTGACCCGTCGCAACATACCGGCTACTACGCTTTCGACGAGATCGACGCGCTGAATCTGATCATGGTTCCGGGCGTCACGACCGCCGAGGTGATCCACGCCGGCATCACCTACGCGGAAAACCGCCAGGACCTCATGCTTCTGGCCGAAGCGCCCATCCACCTCGAACCCCTGGAAGCGGTGGATTTCCGCAAGGGACAAGGCATGTACAACCATGCGGCGTTCAACTCATCCTACGCGGCGCTTTACTATCCCTGGATCGAGATCAACGACCCGGTCACAGGCAAGCGGAAGCTGATTCCGCGTAAGCGATCACAGGATCTGGATCAGGCGGTGGGCTGAGCGATCCAGGCGAGGTCGGGTTCCTGACCCCGGAAGTAGGCGTGCAGGGCATCGACAAGGACGGGGAAGGTTGTTTTTTTCTGCAGGCGGCAGGTCTGCTTGAGTGAGAGGATACGCTCCACCCAACGATTGCCTTTTTCACTGGACGTACCCTGGCTGGATTTGCGCCACAGCACGGCGAATCGAAGCATCCGCTCAGCATGATTGTTCGTGGGATCCACCCCCTGCTCCGAGAGGAACGTCCAAAGGCTTTCGATNNNNNNNNNNNNNNNNNNNNNNNNNNNNNNNNNNNNNNNNNNNNNNNNNNNNNNNNNNNNNNNNNNNNNNNNNNNNNNNNNNNNNNNNNNNNNNNNNNNNNNNNNNNNNNNNNNNNNNNNNNNNNNNNNNNNNNNNNNNNNNNNNNNNNNNNNNNNNNNNNNNNNNNNNNNNNNNNNNNNNNNNNNNNNNNNNNNNNNNNNNNNNNNNNNNNNNNNNNNNNNNNNNNNNNNNNNNNNNNNNNNNNNNNNNNNNNNNNNNNNNNNNNNNNNNNNNNNNNNNNNNNNNNNNNNNNNNNNNNNNNNNNNNNNNNNNNNNNNNNNNNNNNNNNNNNNNNNNNNNNNNNNNNNNNNNNNNNNNNNNNNNNNNNNNNNNNNNNNNNNNNNNNNNNNNNNNNNNNNNNNNNNNNNNNNNNNNNNNNNNNNNNNNNNNNNNNNNNNNNNNNNNNNNNNNNNNNNNNNNNNNNNNNNNNNNNNNNNNNNNNNNNNNNNNNNNNNNNNNNNNNNNNNNNNNNNNNNNNNNNNNNNNNNNNNNNNNNNNNNNNNNNNNNNNNNNNNNNNNNNNNNNNNNNNNNNNNNNNNNNNNNNNNNNNNNNNNNNNNNNNNNNNNNNNNNNNNNNNNNNNNNNNNNNNNNNNNNNNNNNNNNNNNNNNNNNNNNNNNNNNNNNNNNNNNNNNNNNNNNNNNNNNNNNNNNNNNNNNNNNNNNNNNNNNNNNNNNNNNNNNNNNNNNNNNNNNNNNNNNNNNNNNNNNNNNNNNNNNNNNNNNNNNNNNNNNNNNNNNNNNNNNNNNNNNNNNNNNNNNNNNNNNNNNNNNNNNNNNNNNNNNNNNNNNNNNNNNNNNNNNNNNNNNNNNNNNNNNNNNNNNNNNNNNNNNNNNNNNNNNNNNNNNNNNNNNNNNNNNNNNNNNNNNNNNNNNNNNNNNNNNNNNNNNNNNNNNNNNNNNNNNNNNNNNNNNNNNNNNNNNNNNNNNNNNNNNNNNNNNNNNNNNNNNNNNNNNNNNNNNNNNNNNNNNNNNNNNNNNNNNNNNNNNNNNNNNNNNNNNNNNNNNNNNNNNNNNNNNNNNNNNNNNNNNNNNNNNNNNNNNNNNNNNNNNNNNNNNNNNNNNNNNNNNNNNNNNNNNNNNNNNNNNNNNNNNNNNNNNNNNNNNNNNNNNNNNNNNNNNNNNNNNNNNNNNNNNNNNNNNNNNNNNNNNNNNNNNNNNNNNNNNNNNNNNNNNNNNNNNNNNNNNNNNNNNNNNNNNNNNNNNNNNNNNNNNNNNNNNNNNNNNNNNNNNNNNNNNNNNNNNNNNNNNNNNNNNNNNNNNNNNNNNNNNNNNNNNNNNNNNNNNNNNNNNNNNNNNNNNNNNNNNNNNNNNNNNNNNNNNNNNNNNNNNNNNNNNNNNNNNNNNNNNNNNNNNNNNNNNNNNNNNNNNNNNNNNNNNNNNNNNNNNNNNNNNNNNNNNNNNNNNNNNNNNNNNNNNNNNNNNNNNNNNNNNNNNNNNNNNNNNNNNNNNNNNNNNNNNNNNNNNNNNNNNNNNNNNNNNNNNNNNNNNNNNNNNNNNNNNNNNNNNNNNNNNNNNNNNNNNNNNNNNNNNNNNNNNNNNNNNNNNNNNNNNNNNNNNNNNNNNNNNNNNNNNNNNNNNNNNNNNNNNNNNNNNNNNNNNNNNNNNNNNNNNNNNNNNNNNNNNNNNNNNNNNNNNNNNNNNNNNNNNNNNNNNNNNNNNNNNNNNNNNNNNNNNNNNNNNNNNNNNNNNNNNNNNNNNNNNNNNNNNNNNNNNNNNNNNNNNNNNNNNNNNNNNNNNNNNNNNNNNNNNNNNNNNNNNNNNNNNNNNNNNNNNNNNNNNNNNNNNNNNNNNNNNNNNNNNNNNNNNNNNNNNNNNNNNNNNNNNNNNNNNNNNNNNNNNNNNNNNNNNNNNNNNNNNNNNNNNNNNNNNNNNNNNNNNNNNNNNNNNNNNNNNNNNNNNNNNNNNNNNNNNNNNNNNNNNNNNNNNNNNNNNNNNNNNNNNNNNNNNNNNNNNNNNNNNNNNNNNNNNNNNNNNNNNNNNNNNNNNNNNNNNNNNNNNNNNNNNNNNNNNNNNNNNNNNNNNNNCAATGCCGGGAGATGGTATCGCGGATAACCGAGAGGTCTTCCTCTCTGATTTGACGGCCACGAATTTGATACAGGGTCTCTGCCAAGGTGCTGTTCCCTCCTGGCAAAGCACCCTACCAAAATTTAGCTTCGGACGCCAGGGAAAAATGCACCCCCTGTGATCGCTAACGATTCCGCCGTGCGGGGCCATCGCCGGCTGTTTCGCCCGCAGCGATCAGAAGAGCTACGTATGGTACGCCCCTGCGGGCATCGACCGCGGACGCATCTTCAACGCGCTGTCCCTGGGGTACAAAACCAGCCGCGGCGAACGGGACGTTCTCTATCCGGAAGGCGTCAACGTGATCGCATCCTTCCCCGACTCCGGAATCAATATCTGGGGCCAGAAGACGCTGCAGAGCCAGCCGTCGGCCTTGGACCGCGTCAATGTCCGGCGGCTGATGATGTATATCGAGGAGGCCATCGCCGAGTCTTCCCGCTTCGTGGTCTTCGAACCCAACAACCCGCAAACCTGGCGGTCGTTGGTCCGGTTGATCAACCCGTTCCTACAGGACATCAAGGACAAGGGCGGATTCTACGACTCTGCCGTCCAATGCGACGAGGAGACCAACACCCCGGCCGTGATCGACCGGAACGAGCTCGTGGCGCGCATCTTCGTCAAGCCCACCAAGACGGCGGAATTCATCGAGCTCAACTTCGTGCTCACCGCCACGGGGTCCGATTTCAAAGAGATCTTCAAAACCGGGTAAGGAGGTAAGTCATGCGCAGCGGCAACATGCCCAAGAGTCTGTATCAGAACTGGCAATTCGCCGTCGAGGTCAACGGCTTCGATGTGGCGCTTTTCAAGAAGGGGCAGGAGCCCAAAACCGAGTTCGAAGAGGTCGCTTTCGCTCCGGCCGGTTCGATGTTCGACCAGAAAGTGGCAGGACGTGTCAAGTTCGAAGACATCAACCTAGAAAAGGGGATTCTCCAGGACGGCTCGGACGAGGCCGCCCGGGACTGGATCAAGAAGCAGGTGAACGTCAACGCCGTGGTCGGGGGACTTCCCAACGACTATATGCGCGACATCGACATCGTCCGTTACGACCGCGCCGGAAACGAAACCCGGCGTTGGACCCTGCACGGTGCGTGGATCAAGGTCTTGGAATACGACGAGCTCGAGGGCGCGAACACGGACAACACCATCGAGAAACTCACCATCAGCTACCAGTACTGGACCTGATCCAAGGAGATGAACCATGCACGTGTTTGAACTACCCAGCGGCGTCGAGGTCGAGCTTCGGGAGATGACCGGAGCCGAGGAGGAATTGCTCACCAATCAGCGGCTCATCCGCACCGGTGATGCGGTGAATCAGGTGCTCAGGAACTGCATCGTGCGATTGGGCGACAACGATGAACCGGCGGTGAAGGACGTGCTCGACCTGCTCTCAGGCGACCGGCTCTTCATCCTGGTGAAGTTGCGGCAGATTTCCCTCGGTGACGAAGTGGAACTGGAACTCACCTGCGCCAACTCGGCGTGCCGCGCGACGAATCTGGTGACCATCGACATCGAGGAGCTTGAAACGACCCCTTACGGCGAGGACCGGGAGTTCGCCTTCACGCTGCCCGGCTCGGGCCGCAAGGTGCAGTTCGGCTACCTGGACGGCCACAAGGAGAAACGGTTGGCCGCGCTGAAAGAGCCTTCAATCTCTTCGGCCATGCTCATCCGCATTATCGATATCGACGGAGCGGCCCCGAGCAAGAAGCTGATGAACGATATGTCACTGCGCGACCGCAGCGCCCTGCGGCAGGAAATGCTCCGGCTCGATGCGGGGGTCGACACCACGCTGGAGGTCGACTGCGAGTCCTGCGGAACACGTATCCGCACCCGGCTGGAGGCGGAACCGGGTTTTTTGTTCCCCGGAGTTCGCTTGTAAGGGACGCGTTTTTCCTCGCCTACGGCGGGCTCCATTGGAGTTATTCGGAAACACGCGCGCTGCCGCTTCGGGTCCGCCGCGAATTCGTGGAGGCTCTGGAGCGGCAGCTTGATTTTGAGCGTGAGGAATTGGAGCGCAACCGGAAATGAACGGAGATCTCGGACTCGGCGTCATCGTATCGATGAAGGACGCGTTCTCGCAGAACGCGGCCAGGGTCCAGACGTCCATGCAGTCGCTGGACGCCACGGTCGCCGCTTCCAGCGAGCGCATGACGCGCAATCTCGACCGAATCCAGAAAGGCACCATGATGATCGGCGCGGGCCTGGCGCTCATGGCCGTTCCGGTCGGTCTTGTCGCCTCCACCGCTGCCACACAAAAGGCGCTGGGCGAGCTGTCCTCCCTCGGCGTCAAGGACCTGCGGGCCATCGAGGACGCCGCGGAATCCTTCACCAACAAATGGTCCGGATCGAACAAAGCGGAATTCATCACCGCTGCCTATGACGTTCGCTCGGCCCTCTCGGGATTGACCGATGAGGCGGTCGGGTCGTTCACCGCCATGGCCGCTCTCACGGGCAAGGCCACTAAGGCGACCACCGAAGAAATGGTCGGAACGTTCACCACGGCCTACGGCATCTTCAAGCCTCTCATGCAGGACATGTCGGATGCGCAGTGGGCCCGCACCTTCGCCGGAGCCATGGGGCAGACAGTCGCTTCCTTCAAGACCAACGGCCGCCAGATGGCCGACGCCATTAAGAACATCGGCGCGGTGGCGGCATCTTCCAATGTCCCCTTGCAGGAGCAGCTCGCCATACTCGGTCAGCTCCAGACCACCATGCCCGGTTCGGAAGCCGGAACCCTGTACAAGGCGTTCATCATGAAAGCCGCCGAGGCCGGCGAAAAGCTCGGACTGTCGTTCGTCGATTCGACGGGGCGGCTGAAAGGGATCATCGCCATCCTCGAGGAGATCAAAGGACGCTTTCCCGACCTGTCCCAGGCTGCCGCCCAGGTGGAAATCAAGAAGGCCTTCGGCTCCGATGAAGCCGTGAAATTCCTGCTGCAGATGTCCCAGGGCGCGGAAGCGCTGGAGGGCAATATCCAATCCGTCGCCCGGGCCATGAAGACCGGCACCGCCGTCACCGAAGAAATGGCTCAAGCCATGAACATGGACATCGGCAGCCAATTCCAGCTTCTGCGCCAGCAGGTCGGAAACCTCGCTGAAATCCTCGGCCGCACGCTGCTTCCGGTGGTTACGCCTATTATCCAAGGCATTTCCAAGGCCGTGCTCTTCTTTCAGAAACTGGCCAAGTCCATGCCCGGGCTGACGCGGGTCCTTCTCACTCTGTCCATGGCCCTGGGTGCGGTGCTCGCGGTCGTGGGCGGCGTGATTGCAGCGGCGGGAACCATCGGGCTGATGCTTCCCGCCATCAAAGCGGGTCTCGCGGCCATGGGCGCTGCCGTAGCCGGTGTAGGTTCGGCCTTCGCCACCTATTTTTTGCCGGTGGTGGCCGTCATCGGCGGTGTGGTGCTGGCGGTCTATCTGCTCAAACGGGCGTGGGAGTCCAATTTCGGCGGTATCCGCGACATGGTCTTGGGTGTATGGGAGAAGGTGAAACTCGTTTTCCAGGGCATTCGCGAGCTTATTTCATCCTTGAGCGGCGGTTCGGGTCGCATGTCCGCAGAGCTGGCCAGGAAACTCGAGCAGGCGGGTCTGATGGGGCTCGTCGTCACTGTATTCCGCATCTATTACCGGGTGCGCCAGTTCCTGACCGGCTTGTGGGAGGCCTTTTCGGATGCGTTCGGAAAGATCAGAGCGATTCTCGAACCCGCGGTCCGGGCGCTCATGCAAGCCTACGGCGCTCTCTACAAGGCCGTTTTTTCGGTCCTGGAGATCTTCGGGCTGGCGGCCACATCGACCGAGGCATCATCCTACCGCAGTCTGGGCGAAACCCTGGGATCGATCCTGAGAGTGATCGCAAAGGTCGGGGCCTATCTGCTCAAATTCGTGATCTACAACTTGGTGGCGGTCATCAAAGTCGTCACGTGGGTTGTGGGTGCGGTCGTCTGGCTGGGCAAAACCATCGTTACCGCCTTCATCGAGGCGGGNAAGTTCATCTACAAGTTCTTCCTCCCGATCCGGCTCCTGGTCCAGGCGCTTCGCATGGTGGGACGGATCGTCTATACGGTTTGGCAGGTCCTCACCGGCGACATCTCCGTGCTCGACGGATTGAAATCCATCGGTGGTGCCGTGTTCGATTTCCTGGCCACACCATTTCGGTGGGCCCGGGATGTGATCGTCGGCGTCTGGAATTTCATCAGGGGGTTGTTCTCGTCCATCGGACGGTTTTTCACCGCCGCCGCATCGTCCCTGGTCGCCGCGTTCATGGACCTGCCCTTGGTGCGAACCTTGCGGGATGTATTCGGAGCGGTGCGAAGCTTCTTCTCGGGCGACACCACATTTTTCGAAGCAGGCAAACGGATTCTGATCGCTCTGGGAAAAGGCATCTGGTCGGCGGTGACTTATCCGTTCGAACTTCTAAAAAGGGCGCTCGGCCGGCTCAGAAAACTGCTGCCCTTTTCCGATGCGGAAACCGGCCCCCTTTCGAGCCTGACAGCCTCGGGCGCGGCTATTCTGAAGACCCTTGCCGATGGCATGGCCGGCTTGCTGTCGCTGCCCGGCAAGGTCCTCGGTATGGCGCTAAAAGGGATGCTCTCCGCGGTCCAATGGGTATGGCAGGGCATCACGTCCTTGGGCTCCGGAATCCTCTCGGCGTTGACCCGGCCGTTCCGAAAAGGCGTCGAGCTTGCCGCGTCCGTGTGGCGCGGTGTGACGGATGCGGCCGCCGCCGCTTGGAACGGCATCAAGACCATCGGTGCTTCGACGTTCGATGCCGTGGCAGCGCCGTTCCGCTGGATCGGTGACATAGCCGGAAAGGTCTCGGACGGGATTCGTTCCACAGCGGCTGAACTCTGGAGCGGGCTGGGCAATCTTGCCCAGTCGACCTGGTCCTTCGTGAGCGCTCCGTTCACATGGATCGCCGATGCGGCATCCGGTGCGTGGAGTCATATCACCAACGCCGCATCTATGGCGTGGGACAATCTCAAATCCATGGCGCAAAACGCCTGGGAGTGGATCAAGGCCCCATTCGAAGGGCTCGCCATGGCCGCCTCCTCTGCTTGGGAGAAGGTGAAAAACGCCGCCTTCGGTGCATGGGATTCAGTAACGTCCACGGTTTCCAACCTGGCCGGCAGTGCGTTCGAAAGTGGAAAAGCGATTCTCACCACGGTGGGTGAAGGGATCAAGTCGGCGGTGACCGCACCGTACCGGGCGGCCAAGTCGGCCTTGTCGTTCGTCCGCGATCTTTTGCCGTTTTCAGACGCCAAGGAGGGTCCGCTGGCGAACCTGACAAGAAGCGGCGCGGCGCTGATCGAAACCATCGCCCGCGGAATAACGCGGACCGCGACAGCTCCGGCGGAGGCGCTCGCAAAGGCCTTCGGTTTCATGGGCGACCTGGCGGGACGGATCGCGGTTCCCTCCGCCTTGGCCGGGACGCTGGCGTTGACGCCCGTTGTTACCGGTGACCTTCCAGCCGTCGCAGGGCCTGTTGGTGGCACGGAAACGGTGGCGGTTGAATCGGCGCAGGGTGTTCAACCGGCACCCGATCAAGCCCGTCTTCTCGGAGAGACCAGGGGGGCGCTGTCCCCCAGTGCCGCAGGAGCAGCGGCAGAAACCGGCGGAGAGAATCTGAGAACGGTTCTCGACGCCTTGATTGGAAAACTCGACGTGCTGGCGGATCGGCCTATCGAAGTGGCCGTCACCACGCTGCTGGACGGGCGGCAGGTCGCTCAGTCGGTGTACCGGGATATTCGTGAACGAAAGATCAAGAACTACGAGACGCTGTGAAGGGAATTGTGAAACGGGTATTCATCTGCAGCCGATATGCAGGACACATCGCTGAAAACACGGCCGTCGCAGAGCGCTTGTGCCGCAAGGCCGTGGAACAAGGCTGCGCGCCGTTCGCTCCGCATCTTCTGTACACACGGTTCCTCGACGACGAGAGGCATTCCGAACGTGAGGCCGGCATCGCCTGCGGTCTGACGTTCATGGAAGCGTGCGATGAGGTATGGGTCTTCATCGGTGCGGGTGTCTCCGACGGTATGCGCAGGGAGATCGACCACGCCCGATGTCTCGGCAAGCCGGTGGTCGAGATCGGGGAGCTTTGATCATGGCCTGGGATCAAAAGGAGATAACGGCCTACCTGGTGGATGTGGAAACCGGTGACTATCTGGATTTCCAGTACAACCCCAACGACATCCTGGACGACAAGAGCACGGCTTACGCCGCCATCAAGATACCGGGGATGAGTCATCCCCGCTACCAGTACGTGGCGGGCGAACCGCGCAAGATCGGCTTCAAATTGCTGTTCTTCAAGGGACCGGTCAAGGAATCCGTGGACTGGTTGCGCTCGCTGCTCTATCCCGAGCATGCCGGAACCATGCTGAAAAACGCGCCGCACCGCGTGCTTTTCATGTTCGGCGATCTCTACCCGGGCGTGCTTTGCGTGGTCCGTCAGGTAAAGGCCCGCTATTTCCACCTCTTCGACCGTGACAACCTACTGCCTCAGCATGCGGAGGTGGATATGATGCTCGAGGAATACATCGACGAATCGGTGGACTATTCGGAGGTGCGCGGATGATCGGACGACGATCCAGGTACGCAACCGCCATCCTTTACACCGGTGGTGCGGAGGAGTTCTTGGGCACTCGGGTTCCCGTCGACGCCGCGCCCAGGCCCGACGACCGCTTCCATACGGTTGTCGACGGGGACCGGCTGGACCTGTTGGCCCATCGCTATCTGGGCCGGGCCGATCTGTGGTGGATCATCTGTGATTACAACGACATCTTTTTCCCCTTGGAACTGGAGCCGGGGTCGGTCCTTCGGATTC harbors:
- a CDS encoding Phage T4-like virus tail tube gp19, with translation MRSGNMPKSLYQNWQFAVEVNGFDVALFKKGQEPKTEFEEVAFAPAGSMFDQKVAGRVKFEDINLEKGILQDGSDEAARDWIKKQVNVNAVVGGLPNDYMRDIDIVRYDRAGNETRRWTLHGAWIKVLEYDELEGANTDNTIEKLTISYQYWT
- a CDS encoding conserved hypothetical protein (Evidence 4 : Unknown function but conserved in other organisms), whose protein sequence is MDPTNNHAERMLRFAVLWRKSSQGTSSEKGNRWVERILSLKQTCRLQKKTTFPVLVDALHAYFRGQEPDLAWIAQPTA
- a CDS encoding conserved membrane hypothetical protein (Evidence 4 : Unknown function but conserved in other organisms); its protein translation is MNGDLGLGVIVSMKDAFSQNAARVQTSMQSLDATVAASSERMTRNLDRIQKGTMMIGAGLALMAVPVGLVASTAATQKALGELSSLGVKDLRAIEDAAESFTNKWSGSNKAEFITAAYDVRSALSGLTDEAVGSFTAMAALTGKATKATTEEMVGTFTTAYGIFKPLMQDMSDAQWARTFAGAMGQTVASFKTNGRQMADAIKNIGAVAASSNVPLQEQLAILGQLQTTMPGSEAGTLYKAFIMKAAEAGEKLGLSFVDSTGRLKGIIAILEEIKGRFPDLSQAAAQVEIKKAFGSDEAVKFLLQMSQGAEALEGNIQSVARAMKTGTAVTEEMAQAMNMDIGSQFQLLRQQVGNLAEILGRTLLPVVTPIIQGISKAVLFFQKLAKSMPGLTRVLLTLSMALGAVLAVVGGVIAAAGTIGLMLPAIKAGLAAMGAAVAGVGSAFATYFLPVVAVIGGVVLAVYLLKRAWESNFGGIRDMVLGVWEKVKLVFQGIRELISSLSGGSGRMSAELARKLEQAGLMGLVVTVFRIYYRVRQFLTGLWEAFSDAFGKIRAILEPAVRALMQAYGALYKAVFSVLEIFGLAATSTEASSYRSLGETLGSILRVIAKVGAYLLKFVIYNLVAVIKVVTWVVGAVVWLGKTIVTAFIEAGKFIYKFFLPIRLLVQALRMVGRIVYTVWQVLTGDISVLDGLKSIGGAVFDFLATPFRWARDVIVGVWNFIRGLFSSIGRFFTAAASSLVAAFMDLPLVRTLRDVFGAVRSFFSGDTTFFEAGKRILIALGKGIWSAVTYPFELLKRALGRLRKLLPFSDAETGPLSSLTASGAAILKTLADGMAGLLSLPGKVLGMALKGMLSAVQWVWQGITSLGSGILSALTRPFRKGVELAASVWRGVTDAAAAAWNGIKTIGASTFDAVAAPFRWIGDIAGKVSDGIRSTAAELWSGLGNLAQSTWSFVSAPFTWIADAASGAWSHITNAASMAWDNLKSMAQNAWEWIKAPFEGLAMAASSAWEKVKNAAFGAWDSVTSTVSNLAGSAFESGKAILTTVGEGIKSAVTAPYRAAKSALSFVRDLLPFSDAKEGPLANLTRSGAALIETIARGITRTATAPAEALAKAFGFMGDLAGRIAVPSALAGTLALTPVVTGDLPAVAGPVGGTETVAVESAQGVQPAPDQARLLGETRGALSPSAAGAAAETGGENLRTVLDALIGKLDVLADRPIEVAVTTLLDGRQVAQSVYRDIRERKIKNYETL
- a CDS encoding conserved hypothetical protein (Evidence 4 : Unknown function but conserved in other organisms) — translated: MAWDQKEITAYLVDVETGDYLDFQYNPNDILDDKSTAYAAIKIPGMSHPRYQYVAGEPRKIGFKLLFFKGPVKESVDWLRSLLYPEHAGTMLKNAPHRVLFMFGDLYPGVLCVVRQVKARYFHLFDRDNLLPQHAEVDMMLEEYIDESVDYSEVRG
- a CDS encoding Tail sheath protein (fragment); the protein is MIASFPDSGINIWGQKTLQSQPSALDRVNVRRLMMYIEEAIAESSRFVVFEPNNPQTWRSLVRLINPFLQDIKDKGGFYDSAVQCDEETNTPAVIDRNELVARIFVKPTKTAEFIELNFVLTATGSDFKEIFKTG
- a CDS encoding conserved hypothetical protein (Evidence 4 : Unknown function but conserved in other organisms) yields the protein MKGIVKRVFICSRYAGHIAENTAVAERLCRKAVEQGCAPFAPHLLYTRFLDDERHSEREAGIACGLTFMEACDEVWVFIGAGVSDGMRREIDHARCLGKPVVEIGEL
- a CDS encoding conserved hypothetical protein (Evidence 4 : Unknown function but conserved in other organisms), with translation MHVFELPSGVEVELREMTGAEEELLTNQRLIRTGDAVNQVLRNCIVRLGDNDEPAVKDVLDLLSGDRLFILVKLRQISLGDEVELELTCANSACRATNLVTIDIEELETTPYGEDREFAFTLPGSGRKVQFGYLDGHKEKRLAALKEPSISSAMLIRIIDIDGAAPSKKLMNDMSLRDRSALRQEMLRLDAGVDTTLEVDCESCGTRIRTRLEAEPGFLFPGVRL
- a CDS encoding conserved hypothetical protein (Evidence 4 : Unknown function but conserved in other organisms) gives rise to the protein MIGRRSRYATAILYTGGAEEFLGTRVPVDAAPRPDDRFHTVVDGDRLDLLAHRYLGRADLWWIICDYNDIFFPLELEPGSVLRIPSVEHVNMRLLD